One genomic window of Punica granatum isolate Tunisia-2019 chromosome 1, ASM765513v2, whole genome shotgun sequence includes the following:
- the LOC116192651 gene encoding probable LRR receptor-like serine/threonine-protein kinase At1g06840: MCSSSFRRKAGEASFPKVSTYAAFLTMLVLYSPLLMPVGAQNNSVTDPLEVKALRDIRRRLKDPNGNLTNWNSGDPCTSTWTGVICFNRTLDDGYLHVQELQLLNMNLSGTLSPELGLLSHMIILDFMWNNISGSIPKEIGNITSLELLLLNGNQLTGSLPEELGYFPKLDRIQIDQNQISGPLPKSFANLNKTKHFHMNNNSISGQIPPELSRLPSLVHFLLDNNNLSGYLPPEFSELPKLLILQVDNNNFEGTTIPPSYSNMSKLLKMSLRNCSLEGPIPDLSRIPQLGYLDLSSNRLNGSIPQSELSENITTIDLSDNNLSGNISDIFSGLPNLQRLSLANNSLDGSVPSSIWENKTLNATERKTLDFRNNKFSNISGSTVLPPNVSVWLQGNPVCTATNLVQLCGTQNDDGDTWQGAANSSSIAECHPQACPPPYEYSVLSPVPCFCTAPLLVGYRLKSPGFSYFPPYKGIFEEYLSSGLSLYPYQLQVLSSMWQKGPRLAMYVKLFPVYNNDSRIFNESEIHRIRTMFTGWNIGDSDLFGPYELLNFTLRGPYEQENNARQSSGISKGAIAGIVVGTIAGAVILSALVSLLILRMHLRDHYVLSKRRRSSASMSIKIEGVRGFTYEEMGLATNNFDSSTQVGQGGYGKVYRGVLADGTIVAIKRAQEGSLQGDKEFLTEIQLLSRVHHRNLVSLIGYCDEEDEQLLVYEFMPNGTLRDHLSVRSKEPLSFAMRLSIALGSAKGILYLHTEANPPIFHRDIKASNILLDSKFTAKVADFGLSRLAPVPDIEGALPDHVSTVVKGTPGYLDPEYFLTHKLTDKSDVYSLGVVFLELLTGMQPISHGKNIVREVNLANQSGMIFSIIDGRMGCYPSECVEKFLKLALKCCQDETDSRPSMADVVRELENIWLMTPESLSNAKNAESPAKGATPTTPPSSSSFSLTKDPHVSSDVSGSDLLSGVVPSITPR; encoded by the exons ATGTGCAGTTCCAGCTTTCGTCGTAAGGCTGGCGAGGCATCCTTTCCGAAAGTCTCCACATATGCAGCCTTTCTGACTATGTTGGTGCTATATTCCCCCCTGCTCATGCCTGTCGGAGCCCAGAATAATTCTGTTACGGATCCTCTGGAAG TGAAGGCTCTGCGGGACATAAGGAGACGTTTGAAGGATCCCAATGGCAATCTTACCAACTGGAACAGTGGAGATCCATGCACATCTACGTGGACTGGGGTTATTTGCTTCAATCGGACCTTGGACGACGGTTATCTACACGTTCAAGAATT GCAGTTGCTCAACATGAATCTCTCTGGAACGTTGTCGCCGGAGCTTGGTCTCTTATCTCACATGATAATACT GGATTTTATGTGGAACAACATAAGTGGCAGTATACCTAAGGAGATTGGCAATATCACTTCTCTCGAACTCCT GCTTCTGAATGGAAACCAGTTAACTGGTTCGCTGCCTGAAGAGCTCGGGTATTTTCCCAAGTTGGATAGGATACAGATTGACCAGAACCAAATCTCGGGACCACTGCCTAAATCCTTTGCAAACTTGAATAAAACCAAGCACTT TCACATGAACAACAATTCCATCAGTGGCCAAATCCCGCCTGAGCTGTCGAGATTACCAAGTCTTGTTCACTT CTTACTCGACAACAACAACCTATCTGGGTACCTTCCGCCGGAGTTCTCTGAGCTACCAAAATTACTTATACT TCAGGTTGATAACAACAACTTTGAGGGGACTACCATTCCTCCTTCTTACAGCAACATGTCCAAACTGTTGAAGAT GAGCCTGAGAAATTGCAGCTTGGAGGGACCAATTCCTGATCTGAGTAGGATACCTCAGCTTGGTTACCT AGACCTTAGTTCGAATCGGCTGAATGGATCCATACCACAATCTGAGCTTTCAGAGAATATCACAACAAT AGACTTGTCCGACAATAATCTATCTGGAAACATCTCTGACATCTTCTCAGGGCTTCCTAACCTCCAGAGACT GTCACTTGCAAACAATTCGTTGGACGGTTCTGTTCCGTCCAGCATTTGGGAAAACAAGACTTTAAATGCAACCGAAAGAAAAACCTT GGACTTCCGGaacaacaaattttcaaatatttctgGAAGCACTGTTCTTCCTCCAAACGTCTCCGTCTG GCTTCAGGGGAATCCCGTGTGCACGGCGACCAATCTCGTTCAGTTGTGCGGAACACAAAATGATGATGGAGATACGTGGCAGGGGGCAGCAAACTCCAGTTCCATTGCGGAGTGCCACCCTCAAGCATGCCCGCCCCCTTACGAATATTCAGTGCTTTCGCCCGTGCCTTGTTTCTGCACAGCACCACTGCTTGTTGGCTACCGCTTGAAAAGTCCCGGATTCTCCTATTTCCCTCCGTACAAGGGTATCTTTGAGGAGTACCTGAGCTCCGGTCTCAGCTTGTACCCTTATCAGCTGCAAGTCCTGTCCTCCATGTGGCAGAAAGGACCTCGACTAGCTATGTACGTGAAGCTTTTCCCCGTGTACAACAACGACTCACGTATCTTCAATGAGAGTGAGATCCATCGTATCAGGACCATGTTCACAGGTTGGAATATCGGGGACAGTGATTTGTTTGGGCCTTACGAGCTTCTCAACTTCACTCTGCGGGGCCCCTATGAACAAG AGAACAATGCTCGTCAATCATCTGGCATAAGCAAAGGTGCAATAGCTGGAATCGTGGTCGGGACTATTGCTGGGGCAGTTATTCTATCTGCTTTGGTGTCACTCCTCATCTTAAGGATGCATTTGAGAGATCATTATGTACTCTCGAAGAGACGCAGAT CGTCAGCTTCAATGTCCATAAAGATTGAAGGAGTGAGGGGGTTTACTTATGAAGAAATGGGCTTGGCTACGAACAACTTTGACAGCTCGACTCAAGTAGGCCAAGGAGGCTATGGGAAGGTCTACAGAGGCGTCCTCGCTGACGGCACCATTGTGGCCATAAAACGTGCTCAGGAGGGATCATTACAGGGAGACAAGGAGTTCTTGACAGAAATACAGCTGCTATCAAGGGTACATCATCGGAACCTTGTTTCTCTCATTGGATACTGCGACGAAGAAGACGAACAG TTGCTGGTGTACGAGTTCATGCCCAACGGAACGTTAAGGGACCATCTTTCCG TTCGGTCTAAAGAACCTCTTAGTTTCGCGATGAGATTGAGCATCGCCCTCGGCTCAGCCAAGGGAATCTTGTATCTACATACAGAAGCTAACCCTCCAATTTTCCACCGTGATATCAAGGCCAGCAACATATTACTAGATTCCAAGTTCACAGCAAAAGTGGCTGATTTCGGGCTTTCTCGACTTGCCCCTGTTCCTGATATTGAGGGGGCTCTGCCTGATCATGTATCCACAGTCGTCAAGGGGACTCCG GGCTACCTTGATCCGGAGTACTTCTTAACGCATAAATTGACGGACAAGAGTGATGTTTACAGTCTCGGTGTTGTATTTCTGGAGCTCCTGACAGGGATGCAACCCATTTCACATGGCAAAAACATAGTCCGCGAG GTCAATCTTGCGAATCAATCTGGAATGATCTTCTCAATCATCGATGGGCGAATGGGATGCTATCCTTCGGAATGCGTGGAGAAGTTTCTGAAGCTGGCCCTCAAGTGCTGCCAAGATGAGACTGATTCCCGACCTTCAATGGCGGATGTAGTCCGTGAACTCGAAAATATATGGCTTATGACTCCAGAGTCCCTCTCCAACGCAAAGAACGCAGAGTCTCCAGCAAAGGGAGCAACACCAACAACCCCTCCTTCTTCATCGTCATTCTCTCTAACTAAGGATCCTCATGTTTCATCCGATGTCTCCGGCAGCGATCTTCTCAGTGGAGTTGTTCCTTCCATTACCCCTAGATAA
- the LOC116192579 gene encoding heavy metal-associated isoprenylated plant protein 39-like, producing the protein MAQKVVVKLMTMTDEKTKKKAIEAVADVYGVDAIAADVKEQKVTVVGEMDTVVVAKKLKKIGKVEIISVGPAKEEKKEEKKEENKKEADDNKKLADNIKKDEKK; encoded by the exons ATGGCACAG AAGGTGGTAGTGAAGCTCATGACGATGACCGAcgagaagacgaagaagaaggcCATAGAGGCCGTTGCTGATGTCTACG GAGTGGACGCGATTGCGGCGGATGTGAAGGAGCAGAAGGTGACGGTGGTAGGGGAGATGGACACGGTTGTGGTGGCGAAGAAGTTGAAGAAGATCGGGAAGGTGGAGATCATATCGGTTGGCCCAGCCaaggaggaaaagaaagaagagaaaaaggaagaaaataagaaagaagCTGACGATAATAAGAAATTAGCTGACAATAttaagaaagatgagaagaaataa